The following nucleotide sequence is from Streptomyces sp. HUAS CB01.
AGGTGTAGATGAGGGTGGCGAGCTGGTCGGAGGTGATCGCCTCGACCCGCTCCTTGACGGCGGCCGGGTTCTTGGCGAGGTACTCGGCCCCGCGCGCCTCCAGGGCGGCGAGCGAGAGCACCCAGCCGTCGGGGTCGCCCTCGGCCGGCTGGGCGCCCGCCTCGTCGATCACGATCACGTGCTTCAGGTGCGGCAGCTCGGCGCGCCGCTCACGGGCCTTGGCCAGCTGGGCGGCGTCCTCGGCGATCAGCACCCGGCTCTCGGAGTCGGCGAGGATGTACGCGGACTCCTCGGCGTTCGTCTGCGGGTACACCGTCGTCGTGGCGGCGCCCGCGCAGAGGATGCCGAGGTCCGCGAGGATCCACTCGACCCGGGTGGCGGAGGCGAGGGCCACCCGCTCCTCGGCACGCACGCCCAGTTCGACCAGTCCGGCCGCGATGGCGTAGACCCGCTCGGCGGCCTCCTGCCAGCTCAGCGACTTCCAGTCGTCGGGCCCCTGCCCGGAGGAGGCGGGAACCGGGTAGCGATAGGCCTCCGCGTCGGGAGTCGCCGCCACGCGCTGGACGAAGAGCGTCGCCACGGAGGGCGGTCGGTTCTCGATCAGATTCTGTGTGTCGCTCACGACATCCTCCGGGCCTGCTGCGGCATTGCTGCATGACGGGCTGATTGCCCGACTGGTCACAGTTGTTTAACTCGCGAGTAACCATCGGGGCCTGATCAGGGTAGAGCGCCGCGCTGCGCCACGTAAGGGGCTGCGGGCTGCCGCTTGATAACGAACAGGCCCGTGCACCGGGGGTGCACGGGCCTGTGGGGCGCAGCGGACGGTCGGGGCCGACTGGTGCTTTCGCGTTACGCCACCACTCCGCCGACGGGTGCTCTCGCGTTACTCCCCCGCTACTTCTTCGCCTTGCCGCCGGCGGAGTCGTCACTGGACAGCACGGCGATGAACGCCTCCTGGGGCACCTCGACCGAGCCGACCATCTTCATCCGCTTCTTGCCTTCCTTCTGCTTCTCCAGCAGCTTCCGCTTACGGGAGATGTCACCGCCGTAGCACTTGGCCAGGACGTCCTTGCGGATGGCCCGGATCGTCTCGCGGGCGATGACCCGGGAGCCGATCGCCGCCTGGACCGGCACCTCGAAGGCCTGCCGCGGGATGAGCTCCTTGAGCTTGGCGACGAGCCGCACGCCGTAGGCGTAGGCCTGGTCCCGGTGGGTGATCGCGGAGAAGGCGTCGACCTTGTCGCCGTGCAGCAGGATGTCGACCTTCACCAGCTGGGCGCCCTGCTCGCCGGTGGGCTCGTAGTCCAGCGAGGCGTAGCCGCGGGTCTTGGACTTCAGCTGGTCGAAGAAGTCGAAGACGATCTCGGCGAGGGGCAGGGTGTAGCGGATCTCGACCCGGTCCTCGGAGAGGTAGTCCATGCCGAGCATCACGCCGCGCCGGTTCTGGCAGAGCTCCATGATCGAGCCGATGAACTCGCTCGGCGCCAGGATCGTCGCACGCACGACCGGCTCGTAGACCTCGGAGATCTTGCCCTCGGGGAACTCGCTCGGGTTGGTGACGGTGTGCTCGGTGCCGTCCTCCATGACCACCCGGTAGACCACGTTCGGCGCGGTCGCGATCAGGTCCAGACCGAACTCGCGCTCCAGGCGCTCGCGGATCACGTCGAGGTGGAGCAGCCCGAGGAAGCCGACGCGGAAGCCGAAGCCCAGGGCGGCGCTCGTCTCCGGCTCGTAGACCAGCGCCGCGTCGTTGAGCTGGAGCTTGTCGAGGGCGTCGCGCAGCTCGGGGTAGTCCGAGCCGTCGAGCGGGTACAGGCCCGAGAACACCATCGGCTTCGGGTCCTTGTAACCGCCGAGCGCCTCGGTGGCGCCCTTGTGCAGGGTCGTGATGGTGTCACCGACCTTGGACTGGCGGACGTCCTTCACACCCGTGATGAGATAGCCGACCTCGCCGACGCCGAGTCCGTCCGCCGGGAGCATCTCCGGGGAGTTGGTGCCGATCTCCAGCAGCTCGTGGGTGGCACCGGTGGACATCATCCGGATGCGCTCGCGCTTGTTGAGCTGGCCGTCGATGACTCGTACGTACGTGACGACGCCGCGGTAGGAGTCGTACACCGAGTCGAAGATCATCGCGCGGGCGGGGGCGTCCTTGACGCCGACCGGGGCCGGCACGTCCTGGACCACCCGGTCCAGCAGCGCCTCCACGCCCATGCCCGTCTTGGCCGAGACCTTGAGGACGTCCGAGGGGTCGCAGCCGATGAGGTTGGCGAGCTCCTCGGAGAACTTCTCGGGCTGCGCGGCCGGCAGGTCGATCTTGTTGAGCACCGGGACGATGGTGAGGTCGTTCTCCATCGCCAGGTAGAGGTTGGCGAGGGTCTGCGCCTCGATGCCCTGGGCCGCGTCCACCAGCAGGACCGTGCCCTCGCACGCGGCGAGCGAGCGGGACACCTCGTAGGTGAAGTCGACGTGGCCCGGGGTGTCGATCATGTTGAGGATGTGGGTCCGGCCCTGCCCCTCGCCCGTGGTGGGCGCCCAGGGCAGACGAACGGCCTGGGACTTGATCGTGATGCCGCGCTCACGCTCGATGTCCATGCGGTCGAGGTACTGGGCGCGCATCTGCCGCTGCTCGACCACGCCGGTCAGCTGGAGCATCCGGTCGGCAAGCGTGGACTTGCCGTGGTCGATGTGCGCGATGATGCAGAAGTTGCGGATCAGCGCCGGGTCGGTACGGCTCGGCTCGGGCACATTGGTAGGGGTCGCGGGCACGCAGGGTCCTGATTCTTGAGCGCCGAGCGCTCGTCTCGGGTCGATGTCGGATCGATACGCAGCCTCCATGGTCCCATGGCTGCGGGGCTGTGCTCGGTTTGGGCCGGTCGGAGAGGCGCTGGTAGTCTGGCCAGCTGTGTCTCGTGTGTCCTCTCCGGAGGCACCTCCCGTGCCCGGAAGGTCATGTGCCCGGAAGGTCATGCACTCGCAAGAGTCGTGTCCTCGGAAGGGCCGTCCCTGAAGGTCATGGGTGCGGGACACGCCTTCCAAGATCATCAATCCTGAAAAGGCTCTTTCGTGGCGAACATCAAGTCCCAGATCAAGCGGAACAAGACGAACGAGAAGGCGCGCCTGCGCAACAAGGCCGTCAAGTCCTCGCTCAAGACCGCGATCCGCAAGGCCCGCGAGGCTGTCGCCG
It contains:
- the lepA gene encoding translation elongation factor 4, with the translated sequence MPATPTNVPEPSRTDPALIRNFCIIAHIDHGKSTLADRMLQLTGVVEQRQMRAQYLDRMDIERERGITIKSQAVRLPWAPTTGEGQGRTHILNMIDTPGHVDFTYEVSRSLAACEGTVLLVDAAQGIEAQTLANLYLAMENDLTIVPVLNKIDLPAAQPEKFSEELANLIGCDPSDVLKVSAKTGMGVEALLDRVVQDVPAPVGVKDAPARAMIFDSVYDSYRGVVTYVRVIDGQLNKRERIRMMSTGATHELLEIGTNSPEMLPADGLGVGEVGYLITGVKDVRQSKVGDTITTLHKGATEALGGYKDPKPMVFSGLYPLDGSDYPELRDALDKLQLNDAALVYEPETSAALGFGFRVGFLGLLHLDVIRERLEREFGLDLIATAPNVVYRVVMEDGTEHTVTNPSEFPEGKISEVYEPVVRATILAPSEFIGSIMELCQNRRGVMLGMDYLSEDRVEIRYTLPLAEIVFDFFDQLKSKTRGYASLDYEPTGEQGAQLVKVDILLHGDKVDAFSAITHRDQAYAYGVRLVAKLKELIPRQAFEVPVQAAIGSRVIARETIRAIRKDVLAKCYGGDISRKRKLLEKQKEGKKRMKMVGSVEVPQEAFIAVLSSDDSAGGKAKK